From the Leptospira biflexa serovar Patoc strain 'Patoc 1 (Paris)' genome, one window contains:
- a CDS encoding GNAT family N-acetyltransferase, translating to MILPNEFLSADGLYLRGLQPEDAAGNYLKWFNDPEVCFGNSHGVFPVNQKSLVEYIDNSYKSNQQLVFAMIENKNHTHIGNISLQGINWINRTAEFAIFLGEKSYWGKGLAVQAGNLIVNHGFSDMNLNRIYCGTFSNNQGMIKLAKALKMTQEGVRRKAIYKNGIYLDMIEFGVLRDEFL from the coding sequence TGAGAGGATTACAACCTGAAGATGCTGCTGGAAACTATTTAAAATGGTTTAATGATCCTGAAGTTTGTTTTGGAAATTCGCATGGTGTTTTTCCGGTTAATCAAAAATCTTTGGTAGAATATATCGATAATTCTTATAAATCAAACCAACAATTGGTTTTTGCAATGATCGAGAATAAAAACCACACTCACATTGGTAATATTTCTCTGCAAGGTATCAATTGGATTAACCGAACGGCAGAATTTGCTATATTTCTCGGTGAAAAATCTTATTGGGGCAAGGGGTTGGCAGTTCAAGCAGGAAACTTAATCGTCAATCATGGTTTTAGTGATATGAATTTAAATCGTATTTATTGTGGTACTTTTTCTAACAATCAGGGAATGATAAAATTAGCGAAAGCATTGAAAATGACCCAAGAGGGAGTTCGTAGAAAAGCTATTTATAAAAATGGCATATACCTAGATATGATTGAGTTTGGCGTTTTGCGGGATGAGTTTCTTTGA
- a CDS encoding capsular polysaccharide synthesis protein produces MKILAFAPHSYLWPHAFPEAQVLHSLRAQGAEILYVGCGEALNSWCIPMESTGADESLEEAKKKEICFQCLENYKKIDNLFHFSHTTIAETLQTEDFESIEEIMNSLSAKNVMDFRLDGLSFGRYSLYNHFLQHKKIEFVIDEDSWDAVRLHLITCLRSYFAGKRLIESYKPDVVFFYSSGYSVNLVVRLHAEAQQIPCFSVFAGSNWSNRLKTIHIAKKNSFNHFYERDDLWKKKFRFLPATKESLTNVKNFLHFILKGQSSFLYGGKPSRKSAKEIRDLFQIPETAKITLLATSSYDELKSAQLVDELPLEKSAIFANQIEWIKETVEFYKQKTESFLIIRIHPRELPNQRDQVLSKHYIELKRIFDNLPKNVKVNLPSDHLSFYDLLEHIDFGLISWSSAGRDMAVWGIPFISYLDDYSFYPRSDLGSVAKSKAEYFVQIDKLISDDGWSFDRIIKTFRWLGFEMYDTVFDMSDIIDDRLVLLESFFWRNLRRVLRRLKLDHFLKPQVRVAKQGKLMFERVVSGRPTEEILEVDRMRLSPEKELDEVKEILNSICEVQFGENWKENLSSKLRNNIFGYIK; encoded by the coding sequence ATGAAAATACTCGCCTTTGCTCCGCATTCATATTTGTGGCCACATGCATTTCCTGAAGCTCAAGTTTTGCATTCATTACGAGCGCAGGGTGCCGAAATATTGTATGTTGGGTGTGGAGAGGCACTGAATTCCTGGTGTATTCCAATGGAATCGACCGGTGCTGACGAATCACTGGAAGAGGCAAAAAAGAAAGAAATCTGCTTTCAATGCTTGGAAAATTATAAAAAAATAGATAACCTTTTCCATTTTTCCCACACAACAATAGCAGAAACACTTCAAACTGAAGATTTTGAATCGATTGAAGAAATTATGAATTCGTTGTCTGCTAAAAACGTAATGGATTTTCGGTTGGATGGGCTGAGTTTTGGAAGGTATTCATTATATAATCATTTTCTTCAGCATAAAAAAATTGAATTTGTTATCGATGAGGATTCATGGGATGCGGTTCGGTTACATTTGATTACTTGCCTTCGGTCTTATTTTGCTGGCAAACGACTCATCGAGAGTTATAAACCTGATGTTGTTTTCTTTTATAGTTCAGGTTATTCCGTAAATTTAGTTGTACGTTTGCACGCAGAGGCGCAGCAGATACCTTGTTTTTCTGTTTTTGCTGGTTCCAATTGGTCGAACAGGCTTAAAACGATTCATATCGCAAAAAAGAATTCGTTTAATCACTTTTATGAAAGAGATGACCTTTGGAAAAAGAAATTTAGATTTCTACCTGCTACTAAAGAATCTCTAACTAATGTGAAAAATTTTCTGCATTTCATATTAAAAGGTCAGAGTTCTTTTTTGTATGGTGGGAAACCTTCAAGGAAGTCTGCTAAAGAAATCAGGGATTTATTTCAAATTCCAGAAACCGCAAAAATAACCTTACTTGCAACAAGTAGCTATGATGAATTAAAATCTGCTCAATTGGTTGACGAATTACCGTTAGAAAAATCAGCAATATTTGCCAATCAAATAGAGTGGATCAAGGAAACTGTTGAGTTCTATAAACAAAAGACAGAAAGTTTTTTGATAATACGAATTCATCCGCGCGAACTCCCAAATCAAAGAGATCAAGTGTTATCAAAACATTATATCGAACTAAAAAGAATATTTGATAACTTGCCCAAAAATGTTAAAGTGAATCTTCCAAGCGATCATCTTTCTTTTTATGATTTATTAGAGCATATTGATTTCGGTTTAATTTCCTGGTCATCAGCTGGAAGAGATATGGCTGTATGGGGAATACCGTTTATATCGTATCTTGATGATTATTCTTTTTATCCAAGAAGTGATCTTGGCAGTGTTGCTAAAAGTAAAGCTGAATATTTTGTACAAATTGACAAATTGATCTCAGATGACGGTTGGTCCTTTGATCGTATTATCAAAACCTTTCGATGGTTAGGTTTTGAAATGTATGATACTGTATTTGATATGAGTGATATCATTGATGATAGGCTGGTATTACTTGAAAGTTTTTTTTGGAGAAATTTGAGACGTGTTTTGAGGCGACTAAAATTGGATCATTTTCTAAAGCCACAAGTAAGGGTTGCGAAGCAAGGAAAACTGATGTTCGAGCGAGTAGTTAGCGGTAGACCTACTGAAGAAATATTGGAAGTGGATAGGATGCGGTTGTCACCAGAGAAAGAATTAGATGAAGTGAAGGAAATTTTGAATTCAATTTGTGAAGTTCAGTTCGGTGAAAATTGGAAAGAAAATTTATCTAGTAAGTTAAGAAATAATATTTTTGGGTATATTAAGTAA